GTCGGGCACCATCGAGCGCAATTGCCGGATCCGCTTGATCCGCGAGAACCGCGTCATCGGCGACTATGGCTTGGGCTCGTTGCGCCGCGAAAAGGACGATGCCAAAGAAGTCCGTGAGGGGTTCGAGTGCGGCATCCGCCTGGCGAACTACAACGACCTCAAGGAAGGCGACGTGCTCGAAGCCTACAAGATCGAGGAAGTTGCCCGCACGCTGTAAGCCGTGCCTGTCTGTTTCGCCCGTTATTTGCCGCGCTTGGTCATGAGCTCTCGACGCGTCCTGAAAGTTGCCGAAGCGATTCGTGAGGTGGTCGGCATGGCCATCCTCACCGATTTGAACGATCCGCGCATTCAGGACGTCACGGTCACCTCCGTCGAGGTCGCGCCGGATTTGCGCAGCGCCAAGGTCAATGTGTCGGTCATGGGCGACACGACCAAGCAAGAGCTGAGCCTGCGCGGCCTGCAAAACGCTGCCGGCTATCTGCAAAGCAAGCTCAAGAACCGCATCGACACCCGGTATACGCCGCGGCTGCAGTTCGTGCTCGATCAGGGCGTCAAGCGCTCGATCGCCATGGCCAAGCTGCTGCGCGAGGTGCTCCCTCCGGACCATCCCGCCGCGGCCGAACTCGATCTCGCAGACCACGGCTCGCTGGCCGCGGATGAATTGCCCCCGCCGGCGCCGACCCCCGACGAAGAGCCGTCGGAACCGGCGTCGTAGTGCCTGGGAGTGCCTGCCGCTCCTGGATTACCGTTCGACTCCACCATCCGATTGACGATTTCGAAGCATGCCCAACCTGAATCGCAACGCCTTGATCGCTCGGCTGCAGAAGGTGCTCCGCAAGCACTACAAGCCCTGGACGCCGACCGAACGCCCGACCCTCGAACAGCTCTTGTTCGCCTGTCTGCTCGAAGATGCTCCTTACGGCCCGGCCGAGCAATGCTTCGCGATGTTGCAGGAACAATTCTTCGACTGGAACGAGGTCCGCGTGAGCACGGTCAAGGAACTGGCCGAAGTGCTCAGCCCCTTGCCCGGGCCGGCCGAGGCCGCCGCTCGCCTGCGCCGCGCGCTGCAGCACGTCTTCGAGGCCACGTATACGTTCGAGCTCGACTCTCTGCGCAAGTTGAAGCTGTCGCAGAGCCAGCAAAAGCTCGAAAAGATGGACGGCGTCACGCGCTTCGGCGTCTCCTTTCTCACGCAGGTGGCCCTGGGCGGTCACGCGATTCCACTGGACCGCTCGACCTTGGCTGCCTTGTCGGTCGTCGGGCTGGCCGATCCCAAGGAAGTCGCCGCCGGTGCCGTGACCGGACTTGAACGCGCAATTCCCAAGAGCAAAGGCGTCGAGTTCGCGTCGTTGCTGCACCAGTTGGGCGCGGAATACGCAGTGAATCCTTACGCGCCGAGCCTGCACGAGATCCTGGTCGAGATCAATCCGGCAGCCAAGGACAATCTGCCGAAGCGTCCGACCAAGAAGCAGATCGCCGAGGCGCAGGCCGCGGCCAAGGCCGAACAGAAGAAAGCCGAAGAGGCCAAGCGGTTGGCCGCCGCCAAGGCCATCGCCAAGAAGGTTGCCGCGGCCAAAGCAGCGCACGAGGAAGCGGCCGCCGCCAAGCGCACCCCTGTTCCCGAGAAGGCGCCCGCTCCCGCCACTCCCAAGGCGAAAGGTGACGGCAAGAAATCGGCGGCCAAGGCCAAAGCTGCTCCGGCGGCGAAGCCGGCCGCCAAGAAACCAGCCACCTCGGCCAAGAAGAGTACCCCCAAAGTGGCATCGAAAAAGCCACGATAACTGCGTCCTTCTCGCGACTTACTCCGGCCAGGTCCGCCGGACGGCGAGCCCCGTCGCCAGGTCGGCGATAGCCTGCGCCGCGAGCCGGCGATAGACTATCAACAGCCGTGGACGAGCTTGTGGATTGCCCCAAGTGCAATGCGCACCTTGGCTTCCGCTTGCCGGCTCGCGATTCCCGACGGCCCTCGACAGTCCGGGCACAACGTGCCCCTTCCGCCGGGCAGCTCCGGCTGAGGAACTCGACGTGAACCGTTCTTTGCTGACCTCGGCAGTATTGCTGACCGGTTTCCTCGTGCTGCTCGGCGATTGGCTGCCGGCGCTGCGCGCTGAGGCGCCGGCTCCGGCCGCCGATCCGACCGACTCGAGGCCGCCCGCCGAACTCTCACGGCCACTGGCGACCGAAAAGCCGGTCAGCGAGGTCGTCACCGACGCAGCGGGCAATCCGCTCGAACCGCTCGATCCCAAACAGGTCGCGACGGAGGCCGATCGCGACCACCTCGAAGCCCTGAGTCTGTTTGCAGCCGCGCGCACCAAGCAGCAGCGCGAAGACCTGCCTGGTGCCTTGCGGCTATACCAACGCGCCCTGCGTTTCGACCCGGCGTCGGAAATGATTCTGCAGCAAATCGTCACGCTGGCCACCGAGCTCGAACGCATGGGCGAGGCGATCCGCTACGCGGTCAAGGCCGCCGACGTAACGCCCGAGGGCCCCGTCGTCTTGTTGAGAGCGCTGGCATTGCACCTGGCCGAACAGGGACAACCCGAGCGGGCCATCGCGCTGTACGAGCGAGCGCTCGCTTCGCCCGATCTCGATCGAGAGTCGCCGGCCTACATCCTGCTGACGTCTGAGTTGGCACAGCTATACATGGCCCACGACCAGGCGGACAAGGCGGCCGAGTCATTTCGCCTCGTGCAAGAGCGCATCGAAGCGCAGGGCGGTGGAGCCGGCGAAGAACGCGTCCGCGCCGTCGTGCTCGAAGGGCTCGGCGGGCAGCAAGGGGCCTACTTGAGCTTTGGCGATGCCTATTTTGCCGCCAACCGACTTGAAGAGGCCACGGCCGCTTTCCGCGCCGCCGATGCGGCCAAGCACGACGAAGCGCTGCTCGGCTACAACCTGGCCCGCGTGGCGTTCGCGCAAGCGAACCCCGACAAAGCCCTGGAAGAACTGGGCAAGTATTTGCATGCCAAGTCCGACAGCGCAGGCATCGCGGCCTACGAGCTGCTGGCCAATATTCTCGAGCGGCAAGGTGCAAAGGGCGCGTTGGTCGAGCGGCTCGAAGCCTTGCAGACCGACGATCCCAAGAATGTGCCCTTGGCCTATTACCTGGCCGAGCGCTACCGCGAAGCGGGCCAGTTCGACAAGGTTGCCGCCTTGCTGCGGCCGCTCGTGTCCGAACGGCCCACGGTCGAAATCCTGCAAGCCTTGGCCCGGGCCGATCGCGAGTTGAAACAATTCTCGGGGCTCGTCGATACGCTGGCGGTCTGCAGCGGCGAAGGCCGCTCGCTCGACGTCCTGGGCGAAGAGTTGGACGCCATCCTGGGCGATGCTGCGGTCATCGACGGCCTGATCGCGGCCCTGCGCCAGCGCATGGCCGACGAGCCCGACAAGCTCCCGGCGGGAGCGCATTTGGCCGTGGCGTTGCTCGCGCTCGAGGCGGGGCGGTTGGACGTGGGGCAAGAGTTTTTCACGCTGGCCCTGGGCCCGCGGTCGCCGCAGGAGCAGGGTGAACTGTTGATCGATTGGGGCGTCGCGCTGCTGTCTGCCGAACACCCGGCGGCTGCGGCCGAGCATCTGCGCCGCGCAGCCGACGTGCTGCCGAAGGAGGCCCCACAGTCGATCCTGGCGCGCTACTACCTGGCCGGCGCGCTCGAATTAGCCGGCCAGACCGACGAGGCCCTGGCCGTGGCCCGCGAAGCGACGAGCGCCGGAGAAAAGAACGCCCGATTTGCTCCCTTGTTGCAAAGCCGCCTGGCCTGGGTCCTGTACCATGCCAAGCGGTTCGACGCGGCCGAATCCGAATATCGCAAATTGATCGCCCTGTTTGATCAGGACTACACGATCGAAGAGACCCGCGAGGTGCTCCGCGACACGCGATTGATCCTCTCCAATCTGCGCGTGCTGCACGATGATTTGCCGGCCGCCGAAGAATGGCTCGAACAAGTGCTCGACGAATTCCCCGACGATATCTCGGCCCAGAACGACTTGGGCTACCTCTGGGCCGACCAGGGGAAACGCCTCAGCCACGCCCTGGCGATGGTTCAAGCGGCCGTGAAGGCCGAGCCCGACAACGGGGCCTATCGCGACAGCCTGGGCTGGACGCTGCACCGGCTGGGCCGCGATGAAGAAGCGCTGGCCGAGCTGCGGCAAGCGGTCGCCGGCGACGATCCCGACGGCGTGATCCTCGATCACCTGGGCGACGTGCTCCTGGCCTTGGGTCAGGTCGCCGAGGCGCGCGAGGCCTGGACCCGGGCCGTGGCGGCGTTCGACCCCGCGGTCGAGAGCAAGCAGATCGAGGCCACGCAGCAGAAACTCGCTGCACATCCGGTCGACGCAGCACCGCAGAACTAGGCAGCATTCCAGCGTTTCACGACGGACTTCCTGTTATGGCCGGTCATTCGCATTGGGCGGGCATCAAGTACAAGAAAGCCCTGATCGACAACAAGCGCGGCAAGCTGTGGAGCAAGCTGTCGAAGACGATCATCGTCGCTGCGCGGGTCGGCGGAGGTGACACCTCGACCAACCTGCGGCTGCGCTATGCGATCGACGCGGCACGTGCCGTGAGCATGCCCAAGGACAACATCGCCCGTGCCATCAAAAAAGGGACCGGCGAGCTCGAAGGCGGCAACCTCGAAGAGGTCTTGTACGAGGGCTACGGTCCCGCGGGCGTGGCCGTGTTGTGTGAAATCCTCACCGACAATCGCAACCGCACGGCGCCTGAGGTTCGCAAGCTGTTCGAAACGTACGACGGCAAGCTGGGGGCGACCGGCTGCGTGGCGTGGATGTTTGAACGCAAGGGGCTGTTCCTGGTTCCAGCGGCCGGGATCGACGAAGACCAGCTGATGGAAATCGCGCTGGAGGCCGGTGCCGACGACGTGCGTCCACAGGACGGCAAGTTCGAGATCACCTGCGACCCGAGCAGTTTCCAAAGCGTGTCCGACGCCCTGGCGTCGCACTCGATTGCACCCGAGGTCGCGGAGATCTCCCGGATTCCGCAGAACACCGTCGATCTCGACGCGGAGACGGGTCGCAAGGTGTTGCAACTGCTCGAAAAGCTCGACGACCACGACGACGTGCAAAGCGTCTCGGCCAACTTCAACATTCCCGACACGGCCATGGCCGAAATCACGGGGAGCTGAGCGTCTGGCTCACGCAGCAGGTCGCTCGGCGGCTGCGCACCAGTTCAGTGCCACGCCGCCGCGAACTAGTCGCGCCACGGGTGCGCGATTTCTTTCCAATACGTCTCGAAGTTGAACTCCGGACTATTGTCGTGGTCGTGACATTCGGCGCAGGCGCGCTTCTCCGATTCGGCCAGCGTCACGCGCATCGCGGCCCGTAGCTCCTCGGCGTTGTCGGCCGCGTTGGTCTCGGCGTCGACGTGCGCGGCGCCCGGCCCGTGGCAGTTTTCGCAACCATTGCCTTTCAGCGCCGGCGTCTCCTCGATGCTCGTGTAGCCCGTGAGGTAGGCGAAATACTGCTGCGGGTTCCACCCCGTCACGTGGCAGCTCAGACACTCCGGGTCGTGCAGCCGAGGCGGGTCGGAGATGTTTGCCAGCGTGTCGGTCGCATGCGCATGCGGCGTATTCTGCCACTTTTCGTACGCCTGCGAGTGGCAGGTTCCGCACGTTTCGGAGCCCACGAATTGCGCCCGCAGATCCTCGGCGTCGGTCCCCTTGGGATGCACAGCCGGCGGCGGGCAAAGCGCGGCGAACGTGGCCGCTTGCAGGCTTTCCTGGTATTCGACCATCAGTTGTTGCATCTCGGGATCGTCGACAAACCGCACGTCGAGCGGCACGCGCTGATAGACCAGCTTGCGGAGCGGGTTCTGTTTCGAAAGCCCCATCACCGCAGCAAACATTCCCTTGTGGCCCACCTCGACCAGCTTGCCCCGGGCCCCGGGGATCGGCAGCGGCTCGGCGGGCGGCTCCTCGTGCCCGCCGGCGGTGACGATCATGTCGATCTCGGCAAATCGTTTGGCCAGCGCCTCGCTCTCCTCGACCGGAGCGTGCGACAGCACGATGACGAAGTCGCAGGCCTTGCGCAAGTTCGGCAGAATCTGGGCCAGCACCGCCTCGGGATCGCCGAGTTTCAAGTCGGGATTCTTGATGTCACGCTGGTATTTCTTTCCCAGCACAGCGGTCACGCCGATCTTGTGCCCACCAACTTGCAAGACGCGCACCGGCTGACCGATCCGGTCCATGCCCGTGGTTTCGGGATTGAACTCGATGTTGGTGACGACGAACGGGTTGGTGTCGTCGGCCGCCGCGGCTACGAGCGACTCGGTCGAAAGCTGCAATTCTTGAGCCCCCAGCGCCACGGCGTTGTAGCCCATCTGCCGCAGCCCGCGGAGGGCGATGTCGAACTTGATTTCCTGCTGCGGCCCATAGCGGCGGACCTGCCCGCCCAGGTCGAGCAGCACCAGCGGCCAGCCGCGTTCTTCGCGCAATTGCTTGATCAGCGTGAAGCGGCGTTTGAACCCACCCTTCATGTTCTCCAGCCCGGCGCAACCACACGGTTCGAGATAGCCCAGTTGTTCGCCGGTGATGACGATCGCGACGTCGATATGCTGCCAGCGGTCGCCAACGAAGATGGGCCCGTTCACTTTGACCGGGTCGATCTTGGGCTGTTCCTCGCGCGGCTGCTCGTCGTTGGGCAGCTTCGGCACGCGGGGGGCGCGCACTTTGTCTTCCTGGGCGACGGCCGGTTCGACCGGCGCCGGTTCGAGCTCTTGCACCGGCAAGCCAACGGCCGCCGTCACCTCGGCGACCACAGGGGCCGGCGTCTCCGCCACGGCCGGAGGCAATTGCTCGGCTTGATCGTCGTAGACCTGCAACGGGGCAGGGGGGGCCGCTTCGGCCACTTCATCCGCGGTCGGGGAGGCAGACATTTCGATCGCAGGAGGCTGCGGCTGAGCTTCGCCCTGCGCCGGCGGCGCAGAAGACCGGTCGCATCCGTGAGCCAGCAACGCTGCCAAGACAAAGAGCACAACCGCAGGCACAATGCGCCGATCCATCAAGGTAGCCTTACTCTGCAGGAAACGAATTCTTCCGTGAACTCAAATCGGCCGCACTCGGGCACCTACCGCTCGCGAACGACGAACTTCAGCTTGATCTCGTAACGCGGAATCTCGGGGTGGTTGCTTTCGAGCACCAGGATTCCGTACGGGGCCGTGGCCGTGCCCAGGTGGGTCTGCGGGGGCAACTGGTTGGCAATCGTGATCGTGAGCGGGTACAGGACGGCATGCTCCGTGCGGCTCGGTTCTCCCAATTGGCCCGTGACTCCGGCCAGGTCGACCTGTGGCGTCTGAAACTTGATGGTGTCGCGCAGCGGGCCGGCAACTTTCAAGCTCAACTGCCGGGTCGCACCCTCTCCCGGGGCCAATGACCCGAGGTCAACCACCTGCGTCAGCCGGTTCCACCCTTTGCCCAGGATGTTGAAATCGCTGTCAAGGTAGCCCAGCACCGGCAGTTCGAACTCGGGGGCCTGCTCCAAGTTCGTGGTCAGCAAGATTCTCTGTTCAATCTGTCCGAGCGGCAAGCCGGGTTTCAGGTGTGCCAGCAGCTCATATCCGCTGTGGGCCGTATCGAGCCGAAACTCTTCGCGTGCTAGCGGTCTCAACTTCACCTCGAAATAGGCCGCGATGCTCGGATTGGTCAACGAGAACTGCTTGATTTCGAAGGGCCCGGCGAACTGGCTATAGACGTGAACGACGGCCGTCTTTTCCTCCGTCCGTAGCATGCGGCCGAAATCGAGGTGGTTCGGCACAGCCACGATTGTTTCGCTGATGCGCCCCTGAACGACCAGCACCAGCCGGGGACTTTGGCGGTCGTTGGTAAATACGACGGCTTCCTGGCGAAAGCTCTCGCCAAAGGCCGTGCGCACGGTCCACTCGAGCGTCACCTCGGCGGTTCCCCCGGGGGGCACCGGTTCAGTGCCGAGCTTGCTGATCGTGCACTTGCAGGTGGTATCGCCTTGAGTCAGGACCAGCGGACCCTCGCCTGTGTTACGAATATTGAAGACGTGGACACCCTTGGTGTTCGTATCGGCCGCCCCGAAGTCGTACAGCGGCTCGTCGACCACCGCCTTCGGCTGCGGCTTGCCCTCGGGGATCAAGGCCGGCGCGCGGGCATCGTTGACGGGAGCGGGCTGTGGTCGGGTGGGATCGGATACACCCCGCAGAATGCCGAACGTCGGCAGCGCCGATGCTCCGCCCACGGCAGCGCCCAGCAGCGCCGACAAACACGCCAACAGCAAGAATCTGCGCATCAGTCGCTCGGTCCAATAAGGCCTTTGCGTTCCGCTAACGTCGATCGTAAGAACGGTCTGCGCAACCGTCAATTTGCGCGCGGCTCGGGCCACCCCTGGCGTTCGAGTGCCGCGCGCAGCTCCTCGGGCAGCTTCTGGTCGGCATGCGGGGTAAGCTGATCGAGGCGCCAGGCTTGCTGGGCCTCGGCAGCCGACTGTGGATATTTGGCCTCGGCCAAGGCCAAGGCCAACTTGGCCCGCCGCACTGCATGGTGCGGGTACGTCTCGACCGCCCGGCGGTAGGCCTGCACGGCCGCGTCCAGGTCGACGGGTTTACCCTGCAAATGAAACGCGGCGAGGTACAGGTCGCCGGCGTGCAGCCACGCCGCGCTGCTCGCCGGGCTGGCATGCGCGAGCCAGGCGGCAGTTGCCTCGCGAAACGATTCCAGATCGCCGGGCCGCTCAGGGTCTTGCCGGGCCGACTCCAGCTCAAGCTGGGCCAGGTTCGACCAAGGCTCGGGCGCCAAGGGATCGGCGGCCGCGGCCTCGAGCAACAAGGCGCGCTGCTCGTCCGGCGGGTTGGGCATGGCTGAGACCGACTCCAATCGTGCCTGACAAGCGATCACCGGCAAGAACGAGCCGGAGTAGACCAGCAGCATTGCCGCGAGTAGGCACACCGCTGCGACCGCGGCCCGGAGCGGTTGCACGGCGGCGGCCGCGCTAGCTGGCGGCGCGATGGCCACGGTCAGCGCCACCAACAACCACAAGCTGCCGGCCACACTGGGAAAGCCGATGCCTCCGGCGGCCAGGAGATTGATCAGCAAAGCGGCCGCACCGTACAGCATCGCGCCACCAAGCGGGGCCATTGAGCGCCTCCAACCGATCAGCAGCAACCACGCCCCGCCGCCGGCCAGGTAGACCAGCAACAGGTCGATCGCCGTGAGCGGAACACCTATCAGGATGCTGGCCGCGAGCGCGACAATCGGTGCCGCGACCGCTCCCGCGGCGATCCAGTGCTCGAGCTGATCGTTGCCGGAGGGTTTCGTCGGCACGCTTGAAGGCTGCACGCCGCTACGAAAGAAACCCACCAGCACGACGGCAAGCAACACGCCCGCGAACATCCCCGAATTGGCCCAGGTTTCGAGCACGAAGTTGTGCGGATCAGCGATTTCTTCGCTGGCTTCCGGCAATTTGAACCGGGTGTATTGATCGGCGAAGTTGCCGTATCCGACACCCCACCACGGCGACTGCCGGATCATCTGCCCAGTGGCCTGCCAGTATTGAAGCCGGTAGCCGAGCGACTTGGGAGCTTCGGTCAGGACCTCGCGATCCAGCCCGCCCGTCGCCAGCGCGCCGGCGACAGCCGCGGTAAGCACGACGACGGCCAGCAGCACCCGCGGCCATGAAATCCAACCCCGGTGAGCGAAACGCCGCAACGCGAGCACGCCAAGCACCACGGCCCAAGCCACGAGCGCGCTGCGGCTCTTGGTAAGCAGCAGCACCACGCCGAGCGGCAGACCAACCAACCAGGGGCCCCAGCGAGCCACGAACGACACGGCCGGCACATCGGCGCGCGCGGCCGCCAGCACGACGAGCCACACCAGCAAGAGCCCAGCCAACGAATTCGTCAGCTCGAACCGGGCCAGGGGTTCCGTGCTTGCCAAGCGCTGCTCGAACAACGCCCTTTGGGCTGAGCCCGGTGGCGCGTCGATGCCTGCCTCCCGCAGCGACAATTCGGGCTGCGCGCGGTATGCGGCCCGGGTGGCGGGCATCGTGACGGCGTATTGATAGAGCCCCAGCGCCGCTTCGGCCACGGCCAAGGCGATCATTGCGGCCAACAATGCCCGTGCTGTTGACATGCTCGGAATCAGTTGCCGCAGCAGGAAATAGCTCAATGCCAGCGCGATTTGTTCGCCGGCGAGGTTCAGCGCCGGGCGCGTCGCACCCTCAGCGGCGCAGGCCACCGCGACGGCGGCCTGGATACCGAACAGCGCCAGCACCAGCAGATCGATCAGGCGCAACCGGACAGCGCCGACGCGCCCCAGCGCAAGGCACGCCGCCCAGACGGTGCCCAGCAGCAGCCAGGACACGACAAACAACTGGCCACCGCCGCGCGCGGCCGACATCTCGCTGGGCACCAACGGTCGGGCCACGACGAGCGCCGTGGCACACGCCAAGAGCAGCCCGGCCAGTGGTGGCTGCGGCTTGGGCGACGGTTTCATGACGTGGTCACGACCCCAGTTTTCGATCGCCGTGCCGCTTCGGCCTGTTCGCGGCGCAATTTTCGCCGAGCGCTCGTCTCCAGCACGCCGATCAGCACCAGCACACAAGCGACCAGCAGCACAATCACGATGGCGCCGCCGAAGTCGACCTGGTGCAGCAACAACGCCCCCAGCCCGGTCGTGGCCGTCGTGAGGTAAATCGTCAGCACGGCCTGGGTCTTGCTCAGACCCAATTCGACCAGGCGGTGCGAGAAGTGATTCTTGTCGCCTACGAAGGGGCTCAGGCCCGAACGCAGGCGAATGAGCACGACGGTCGCGGTGTCGTAGAGCGGCACGGCCAGCACGCACAAGGGGGCAAGGATGGCGTGCCGGGGCAGGGCCCCGCCCGAGAAGGTAGCCATCATCGTGCCCATCGCGATCCAAAAGCCAATGAAATAAGCACCGGCATCACCCATGAAAATCCGGGCCGGCGGTCGATTGTGGAACAGAAAGCCAGCCAGCGAGCCGACCAGCAGCAGCAAGAAACCCGCGACGA
This region of Pirellulales bacterium genomic DNA includes:
- the rbfA gene encoding 30S ribosome-binding factor RbfA, whose translation is MSSRRVLKVAEAIREVVGMAILTDLNDPRIQDVTVTSVEVAPDLRSAKVNVSVMGDTTKQELSLRGLQNAAGYLQSKLKNRIDTRYTPRLQFVLDQGVKRSIAMAKLLREVLPPDHPAAAELDLADHGSLAADELPPPAPTPDEEPSEPAS
- a CDS encoding tetratricopeptide repeat protein translates to MNRSLLTSAVLLTGFLVLLGDWLPALRAEAPAPAADPTDSRPPAELSRPLATEKPVSEVVTDAAGNPLEPLDPKQVATEADRDHLEALSLFAAARTKQQREDLPGALRLYQRALRFDPASEMILQQIVTLATELERMGEAIRYAVKAADVTPEGPVVLLRALALHLAEQGQPERAIALYERALASPDLDRESPAYILLTSELAQLYMAHDQADKAAESFRLVQERIEAQGGGAGEERVRAVVLEGLGGQQGAYLSFGDAYFAANRLEEATAAFRAADAAKHDEALLGYNLARVAFAQANPDKALEELGKYLHAKSDSAGIAAYELLANILERQGAKGALVERLEALQTDDPKNVPLAYYLAERYREAGQFDKVAALLRPLVSERPTVEILQALARADRELKQFSGLVDTLAVCSGEGRSLDVLGEELDAILGDAAVIDGLIAALRQRMADEPDKLPAGAHLAVALLALEAGRLDVGQEFFTLALGPRSPQEQGELLIDWGVALLSAEHPAAAAEHLRRAADVLPKEAPQSILARYYLAGALELAGQTDEALAVAREATSAGEKNARFAPLLQSRLAWVLYHAKRFDAAESEYRKLIALFDQDYTIEETREVLRDTRLILSNLRVLHDDLPAAEEWLEQVLDEFPDDISAQNDLGYLWADQGKRLSHALAMVQAAVKAEPDNGAYRDSLGWTLHRLGRDEEALAELRQAVAGDDPDGVILDHLGDVLLALGQVAEAREAWTRAVAAFDPAVESKQIEATQQKLAAHPVDAAPQN
- a CDS encoding YebC/PmpR family DNA-binding transcriptional regulator produces the protein MAGHSHWAGIKYKKALIDNKRGKLWSKLSKTIIVAARVGGGDTSTNLRLRYAIDAARAVSMPKDNIARAIKKGTGELEGGNLEEVLYEGYGPAGVAVLCEILTDNRNRTAPEVRKLFETYDGKLGATGCVAWMFERKGLFLVPAAGIDEDQLMEIALEAGADDVRPQDGKFEITCDPSSFQSVSDALASHSIAPEVAEISRIPQNTVDLDAETGRKVLQLLEKLDDHDDVQSVSANFNIPDTAMAEITGS
- a CDS encoding DUF1573 domain-containing protein: MRRFLLLACLSALLGAAVGGASALPTFGILRGVSDPTRPQPAPVNDARAPALIPEGKPQPKAVVDEPLYDFGAADTNTKGVHVFNIRNTGEGPLVLTQGDTTCKCTISKLGTEPVPPGGTAEVTLEWTVRTAFGESFRQEAVVFTNDRQSPRLVLVVQGRISETIVAVPNHLDFGRMLRTEEKTAVVHVYSQFAGPFEIKQFSLTNPSIAAYFEVKLRPLAREEFRLDTAHSGYELLAHLKPGLPLGQIEQRILLTTNLEQAPEFELPVLGYLDSDFNILGKGWNRLTQVVDLGSLAPGEGATRQLSLKVAGPLRDTIKFQTPQVDLAGVTGQLGEPSRTEHAVLYPLTITIANQLPPQTHLGTATAPYGILVLESNHPEIPRYEIKLKFVVRER
- a CDS encoding O-antigen ligase family protein; this translates as MKPSPKPQPPLAGLLLACATALVVARPLVPSEMSAARGGGQLFVVSWLLLGTVWAACLALGRVGAVRLRLIDLLVLALFGIQAAVAVACAAEGATRPALNLAGEQIALALSYFLLRQLIPSMSTARALLAAMIALAVAEAALGLYQYAVTMPATRAAYRAQPELSLREAGIDAPPGSAQRALFEQRLASTEPLARFELTNSLAGLLLVWLVVLAAARADVPAVSFVARWGPWLVGLPLGVVLLLTKSRSALVAWAVVLGVLALRRFAHRGWISWPRVLLAVVVLTAAVAGALATGGLDREVLTEAPKSLGYRLQYWQATGQMIRQSPWWGVGYGNFADQYTRFKLPEASEEIADPHNFVLETWANSGMFAGVLLAVVLVGFFRSGVQPSSVPTKPSGNDQLEHWIAAGAVAAPIVALAASILIGVPLTAIDLLLVYLAGGGAWLLLIGWRRSMAPLGGAMLYGAAALLINLLAAGGIGFPSVAGSLWLLVALTVAIAPPASAAAAVQPLRAAVAAVCLLAAMLLVYSGSFLPVIACQARLESVSAMPNPPDEQRALLLEAAAADPLAPEPWSNLAQLELESARQDPERPGDLESFREATAAWLAHASPASSAAWLHAGDLYLAAFHLQGKPVDLDAAVQAYRRAVETYPHHAVRRAKLALALAEAKYPQSAAEAQQAWRLDQLTPHADQKLPEELRAALERQGWPEPRAN